The Hydra vulgaris chromosome 11, alternate assembly HydraT2T_AEP genome contains a region encoding:
- the LOC136086946 gene encoding uncharacterized protein LOC136086946, producing the protein MGRNKSSLLLPLNITINDNNIHCPAQISKEFNNYFTKVGINLANKIVLPIDSFKTYLNSTNNNFLCDSELTLKEIKEAFSSLKINKSPGFDGIFSNIVILNKKHIMKLLFHIMKISINEDVFPDTLKVAKVYPIYKGNGSSEISNYRPISVLSVF; encoded by the coding sequence ATGGGTCGTAATAAAAGTAGTTTATTACTTCCTCTCAATATTactattaatgataataatattcaCTGCCCAGCACAAATCTCAAAAGAGTTTAACAATTACTTTACTAAAGTTGGTATAAATTTAGCTAATAAAATTGTACTTCCCATTGATTCATTCAAAACCTATTTAAATTCTaccaataataattttttatgtgacaGTGAATTAACGTTAAAAGAAATTAAGGAGGCTTTctcatctttaaaaataaacaaatctccGGGTTTTGATGGAATATTCAGCAATATagttatcttaaataaaaaacatatcatGAAACTACTGTTTCatattatgaaaatttcaataaatgaaGATGTATTTCCTGATACATTAAAAGTAGCTAAAGTGTACCCAATCTATAAAGGCAATGGTAGTTCTGAAATCTCaaattatagacctatatcCGTATTAtctgttttctaa